The genomic stretch TGTTATCATCGTTAGAAATTCGGGCTTGCTCCATATCTTTTACAATATAATCAAGCATTGGTTCTACAAACTTATGATGCGCATACACGGTGTTTTTTTCTGTTTTCCCTAGTAACACTTTGATATTCTCTAAAGCTTCTTGCAATACAAGCTTATACCCTGTTTCTATTTCTTCACGAATGAGTCGCAATGTATACCCATCTTTTATGGAAAGGTTGTAATAGTATTTGTGAATGTAATTCCCAAACAAGCTTCTAGAGTTGTATTCTGATCCTAATAATGGTGTTCCAGTCAATCCTATTTTTACAGAATGTTTGTCTGCTAATTCCAAGTTGGCGAGAAAACTTCCTTTAGGGTTGTAACTACGATGTACTTCATCTAAGAAGAAGATACGTTGTATGTTTAAATTATAATCATTGTTTTTAATAACATTGGGATCGTCTCTAAACTTCTGAATGTTAACGACTGTAATTTCTGCTTTCCCTACATTATTATGAATCGCTTTGGTAGATTTTATGTCTTTGCTAAACGCTTCTCTACTGTCTATTTTATACACAATAAGTCCACGTGCAGTAAACTCTTTGGCTGCTTGTGTGAGTAAGTCTAACCGATCTACAATAAAGTAAAACTTAGGGATGATACTTTTCTTTTGATAGTAATCCGTTAAGTGTTTTACATTAAAGTACGCTAATGCCGTTTTTCCAGAGCCTTGTGTATGCCATATAATTCCTTTTTTAATTCCATTTTCTAGTTTATTCTCTATGGCTTTGGTAGCAAACAATTGCGGATAGCGCATGATGTGTTTTTCCAAACCGTTTTCTTCCTCAACATAAGCAAAGGCATATTGTAATATGAATTGCAAACGTGTTCGTTGAAACAAAGAGGTAGCAATGGAATTGGTAGGCGTGTTGGGGTTTTTATTAGATTGAAATTCTTTTGATTGCTGAATGCTTAAGAGGTTGTTATCTTTAAGCACAAAGGTTTCTTCTTCGGCTGTAATTGGTTTTAGAATCGTTTGCAAATCAAACGTTTCTTCTTCTCTAAAGTAATTGAATATAGGTTTCTTATAGTTTGTAGTGCTGTAAAATGCACCTTCTAACATTAGTATATCGTCATCACTATACTTCATGTTGTTAGAAAACACCATTAATTGCGTAAGGTTGATAAACTTGCGGAATTTCTTGTTTTGAAAACGGCGTTGCATGCGTTTGTGTTCCGCTGATATTCCATCGCGATTGTTTGGCTTTTTTACTTCTATAAACACTAATGGTATTCCGTTGATTAGTAGAATAATATCGGGTCTAAAACTATCATCATCTTTTTTATACGGAAGCTCCGTAACTACATGAAAAGAATTGGTGTTAAAGTTTTCAAAATCTATAAGTTTCACTCCTGACTGATCTATTAACTTATTATAAAAAGCACGTCCTAAGTCTTCATTTTCCAGCGACAACGATACTTCATCATAAATTCTGTTGACATCAGCATCAGCAATCCCTGGATTGATCTGTTTTATTTGCGCTTTAAATATGGAGGTAAATATATTGGTGCGTTCATCCCATACATTAGTTTTCAAAGAAAGGTATTGATAACCCAATTGAATTAAATGTAATATGGAAGGTATTTTTACTCTGGAATCTTCGTTAAATATCATAGTATTGGTAGCAAGTTCTACATGTAATCCTTTCAGCTTTTGTGCAGCATTAAAATCTACATTTCATAAAACAAATTCTTACATTCTCAAATATAAAAAACAATTGTTGGTTTTCACAACAAAGTCCTATAAAAAGCTTCGTATACAATACTACATTTTATTAACGAAGTAGGATTACGGTAAACCGTACGCTTCTATAGTTATGCTAGACATTATGAGTTATATGATTTTTCGGGTAGCTTCATGCAAATTTCCGTTCTGTTTCCATGCTCTGTATACTTACCTAGAAGAGTATGTAAAAAAGCTAATGTTTTCAGCTACTCAGCAGCTCCTGTTTTTTACTCTTGAGTAGAATTATTTTTACTCAAGAGCGGAGAATCTGTGCTCTTGAGTAGAATGTTTTTTGCTCAAGTACTTATTTTGGTTGATTGTTGATTGTTGATTGTTGATTGTTGATTGTTGATTGTTGAAATTAAAAAAAACACCATCGTATTCATATTATACGATGGTGCTTTTTTAACTCAATACTGATTTCTCAGTACTCAGTACTATTTGGACAGTTTATCTAATATATTACCTGGCATTGTTGGTGCGGCATCCGCTTTGAGTAATCCAGAATCTGCTCTACTAAATATAGACTGCATAACGAGGTGTCGCTCTGTATCGTCAATACCTTGTTCTTTTTTTAATGCTAGGTATACATACGCCAATTGTTCCCGCTCTTCGGCATCACGTACCAAGTGATACGCACTAAACATAAGTTTTGCAAACGTACGAATGGCAAATGCTAAGAAAGATACAAATGTAATAAACACCACAGACCAACGAATGGCACTACCATTTGCGGCAAAGAGTTCTTTGAGTGTTCCGTCTGAAATAAAATGTAATACAAACCCAAGCATCACCACCGCAATTACCGTAACAGCAATGAGGAAATACATCCATCGGTTGCCTTCTTTTCGGAGTTTTAATGCGCGCTCTCGCCAATAGGTTGCTGGTGCTTCTAGTTTTAGTTTTTCAGTGTAGAGTTCTTCTTTTTCTTTGATGTTTTGTTTGCTTTCTTCGTCAAAGGTTTGGAAGGATTGTTTTGTTTGGGTGAGCCAGTCGGTGTAATTTAAATCATTTTTTGAATGCCAATCAGTGTACAGTTTTTCCTTTTCGTTAATGAGGCTTTCTATATGTTCTGTTTTTTCTTGAAGCATTTTGGTATTTTCTTGAACGTGTTTATTTAGAGTATCTTGCGCTTCAATAATGTACTTATTAAATTCATCACGAAGTGCTTCTAAGCTTTTCTTTTCAAGTTCGCTTCTTCGTACGCGCTCATTGTCTTGTAAACGGAATTCATACGCTTGTTGCATTCCTATGAAATCATAAGATGTTAGTAATCCTTCATTACTATAATCAGTTGATATTTCAATACCATCACCTGCAAGAAATATAGCTGCAGCACTAACGCTTTTTGGATAAGTATTGTGTAAGGATTTCAAGAATTCTGTTTCTGGAATCTTACTAGTAAATACATATCTTGACTTATATTTATCAAACTTTAATAACTTTATAGAATTTGTGATATACTTTTTATCTTTATGATAGCGATCTTCCTCAAAATTATTTTCTATGTATTTCTCTAAATTCTCTAAAATATGTTTAAAAAAAGCTTTTGAAGTCTCTAAATATTCAGGTACAACTTCCTCTTTTGCCCAATCTGTGTGTTGGTTCTTCAAAAAGCGATAAATGTCAACAAACCCTGTTAACGTTTGTTCTACATTAATATAAGAGTAGCTGATTACAACTTTCAAATTATTGAGTCCTTCTTGCTTTTTAGCTGGTAGTGCTTTGATTCTATCTTTAAGTTCGCTTAGTGTCATTTAGTGAGTGCATTATAAATTACATCGTATGTGTAGGATAAAAGTACGCAATGTTACAAACACTATTGCTTTGCTTACTATAATTTTGGTAAAAACCTTTCAACTACTATATACTAGTCAATAAAAAAACACCATTACAAAACTAATTGCAATGATGCTTTCTCAATACTCAATACTAACTACTCAATACTGATTTCTAACTACTAATCTTACTATACTCCAATGTTTTAAGCATATTCTTGAGTTCCTTCCCAGGACGGTACCGCACTTTAGCACTTTTTATATTGTTTGCATTTACTTCTTCGGGCGTATCGGAACCTTCACTACTTACCGAAATGGAAAATATTCCTAGTTTGCCCAAGCTTACACTACGCCCTTCTTTGAGTTCACCTTGAATGGTGTTGACTAAACCAATGATAACGGCATAGATATCATTTTGACGTACTGTGGAACCGTCTCCCACTAATTCTGCGAGTCTGTCTATATCTACAGTTCCGCTATTGATTGCAATGGCATAGCTTTTTGGTGCTGCTGCCAAGTCAC from Kordia antarctica encodes the following:
- a CDS encoding HU family DNA-binding protein — its product is MSVNFKVIQRKNPRDLAAAPKSYAIAINSGTVDIDRLAELVGDGSTVRQNDIYAVIIGLVNTIQGELKEGRSVSLGKLGIFSISVSSEGSDTPEEVNANNIKSAKVRYRPGKELKNMLKTLEYSKISS
- a CDS encoding DUF6161 domain-containing protein, coding for MTLSELKDRIKALPAKKQEGLNNLKVVISYSYINVEQTLTGFVDIYRFLKNQHTDWAKEEVVPEYLETSKAFFKHILENLEKYIENNFEEDRYHKDKKYITNSIKLLKFDKYKSRYVFTSKIPETEFLKSLHNTYPKSVSAAAIFLAGDGIEISTDYSNEGLLTSYDFIGMQQAYEFRLQDNERVRRSELEKKSLEALRDEFNKYIIEAQDTLNKHVQENTKMLQEKTEHIESLINEKEKLYTDWHSKNDLNYTDWLTQTKQSFQTFDEESKQNIKEKEELYTEKLKLEAPATYWRERALKLRKEGNRWMYFLIAVTVIAVVMLGFVLHFISDGTLKELFAANGSAIRWSVVFITFVSFLAFAIRTFAKLMFSAYHLVRDAEEREQLAYVYLALKKEQGIDDTERHLVMQSIFSRADSGLLKADAAPTMPGNILDKLSK
- a CDS encoding type I restriction endonuclease subunit R; its protein translation is MIFNEDSRVKIPSILHLIQLGYQYLSLKTNVWDERTNIFTSIFKAQIKQINPGIADADVNRIYDEVSLSLENEDLGRAFYNKLIDQSGVKLIDFENFNTNSFHVVTELPYKKDDDSFRPDIILLINGIPLVFIEVKKPNNRDGISAEHKRMQRRFQNKKFRKFINLTQLMVFSNNMKYSDDDILMLEGAFYSTTNYKKPIFNYFREEETFDLQTILKPITAEEETFVLKDNNLLSIQQSKEFQSNKNPNTPTNSIATSLFQRTRLQFILQYAFAYVEEENGLEKHIMRYPQLFATKAIENKLENGIKKGIIWHTQGSGKTALAYFNVKHLTDYYQKKSIIPKFYFIVDRLDLLTQAAKEFTARGLIVYKIDSREAFSKDIKSTKAIHNNVGKAEITVVNIQKFRDDPNVIKNNDYNLNIQRIFFLDEVHRSYNPKGSFLANLELADKHSVKIGLTGTPLLGSEYNSRSLFGNYIHKYYYNLSIKDGYTLRLIREEIETGYKLVLQEALENIKVLLGKTEKNTVYAHHKFVEPMLDYIVKDMEQARISNDDNSIGGMVVCDSSEQAKMMYEIFQNKYAVNSDTLLSAAAEEPLSYGNNKKEESKVITAQVILHDIGSKQDRRNWVSDFKAGKLDFLFVYQMLLTGFDAKRLKKLYIGRKIKSHNLLQALTRVNRTYKEHRYGYVVDFADIQKEFDKTNQDYFNELQSELGDEMEHYSNLFKSAKEIEEEIEEIKDVLFKFDTNNATVFGNQISEITERAEIHQLAKALRNAKELYNLIRLSGNFELLDKLDFRKLSILSRLANDRLGLINTKIALENNMDNANILNIALEDVIFAFTKVKEEELVLADLLKNTLQRTREMLGGNFDQKDPQFVTLKEELERLFKKKNLSEVTKEEMEANIKALNAIYDKAKKLERENELLKAKYDHDKKYARIHKRLLEKDPLTDNERKLFEALNGLRNAIDKELGQNTKIMENESYVERMVMRLVINQFKTVQKIDINTSDVKRINRIIVNEYMNEYNGNVA